ATTGAAGATGTCGATAATGGCTTTCGCCAACCCCGCGCCGGTCAACTCGGCTTGCGGCAGCAATACGGCACCGCCGGCTTGAGCCATCACTTCTGCATTCCGCAGTTGATGATTGTAGATCGCGGTCGGAAGGGGGATCAGAATGGCTGGTTTGCCGCACACGGTGAGCTCGGCGATGGTCATCGCGCCGGACCTCGCTACCACCAGGTCCGCCTCGCGAAGTACCGTGGGCATGTCGTAGAGAAACGGCACCACGTGCGCGGACATGCCGGCCTGGTCATAGGCCGCCAGCACTCTGGCATGATCGGCTTCACCTGTCTGATGGGTGATCATCAGGCCCCCCTTCAGCGCACCGAGGAGAGGCAACGCCTCGAGGACTGCGGAGTTGATGGCTTTTGCACCCTGGCTGCCGCCGAAGATCAAGAGATGCCGCGCGCGTCCGTTCTTGGCTGGACCGGACGGTACAGCAGAAGATTCCAGAAAGGCCCGGCGCACCGGATTGCCGACCACTCTGGTCTTTCGACGATCAAACCATTGCACGGTCGACTCGAATGCCAGAAAAATGCGTTGTACCAGCGGCGCCACGGCCTTATTGGCCATGCCCGGATATGCGTTCGGCTCCAAAATCACCCCGGGGATGCGGCGCAGAAACGCCGCCACCAACATCGCCGGGCTGGTATAGCCGCCGACCCCGAACACCAGATCCGCCCCCTGTTGTTTGAGCACCCCCAGCGACTGCCATAAACTGACCGGCAAGGAGACCAAGGCCTTCATCATCTCCACCGGACTCTTACCCATCAACGGATTGGCCGTGATGCACTGCAAGGGAAACCCCTCATGGGCCAATACTTTTCGCTCGATTCCGCGTGTTGTCCCGACGAACAGGATGCGCGTGGATGGATCGCGTCGGAGAAACTCTCGCGCCACGGCAATAGCCGGATACAGATGCCCGCCTGTTCCGCCGGCGGCAATCACAATGGTCATTCCGTCACCACCCCGCGCTTCCGCGCAGCACGCGGTGGTTCGCCATCCTTTCCCCCTTGCCGGTCCCGCGAAATACTCAGCAGAATGCCTACCCCGAACAGATTGGCCACCAGCGACGACCCGCCGTAACTGACGAACGGCAGAGTCAGTCCTTTGGTGGGCAGGAGCCCTGTGACGACGCCCGCGTTGACCAACGCCTGCATGCCGATCAACATCGTGATGCCCATCGCCAGATGGCGACCGAACGGATGACGCGCGCGACCGGCGACTTGAAATCCTTTGACGACAAACAGGCCAAACAGCAGCACGATCGTGACGGTCCCCAATAACCCCAACTCCTCGCCGACCAGCGCCAACACAAAATCGGTGTGTGCCTCCGGCAGAAAGAACAACTTTTGTTTCCCCTCTCCTAACCCCACACCGAATGGCCCCCCGCTTCCGAAGGCCAAAAACGACTGCGTGATCTGGAAGCCGGCTCCGGACGGGTCTTTCGTGGGATCCAAAAACATCAGAAACCGTTTCCATCGGTAGGACGACGTCAGAATGAGCGCGGCCACCCCGGTCAACGCGCACAACGAGAGGATCGCAAGGTGTTTGATGCGCGCCCCTGCCAGAAACAGCAGGGTCACCACCACGAGCCCCATCACCACCACGGTGCCCAGATCCGGTTCCAGCAACACCAAGCCGCTCAGCAGGCCGATGACGATCAGCGGCGGTAACAAACCGCGCGCGAACTGAGTGATCTGATCCTGCTTCTTGGTCAGATAGGCCGCTGCATAGATGACGGCCACAAATT
The sequence above is drawn from the Nitrospira defluvii genome and encodes:
- the ftsW gene encoding putative lipid II flippase FtsW → MAQPALGTLTLPWSISGQRGSKRVPVDPALLAMTLVLTLIGVVMVFSASAVVAGNRFHDPWYFLKRQVAWLVVGLLVMHVISRIDYRIWKKLAIPLLCGATLLLVLVLIPSLGNVAKGARRWLHLGPINIQPAEVAKFVAVIYAAAYLTKKQDQITQFARGLLPPLIVIGLLSGLVLLEPDLGTVVVMGLVVVTLLFLAGARIKHLAILSLCALTGVAALILTSSYRWKRFLMFLDPTKDPSGAGFQITQSFLAFGSGGPFGVGLGEGKQKLFFLPEAHTDFVLALVGEELGLLGTVTIVLLFGLFVVKGFQVAGRARHPFGRHLAMGITMLIGMQALVNAGVVTGLLPTKGLTLPFVSYGGSSLVANLFGVGILLSISRDRQGGKDGEPPRAARKRGVVTE
- the murG gene encoding undecaprenyldiphospho-muramoylpentapeptide beta-N-acetylglucosaminyltransferase, encoding MTIVIAAGGTGGHLYPAIAVAREFLRRDPSTRILFVGTTRGIERKVLAHEGFPLQCITANPLMGKSPVEMMKALVSLPVSLWQSLGVLKQQGADLVFGVGGYTSPAMLVAAFLRRIPGVILEPNAYPGMANKAVAPLVQRIFLAFESTVQWFDRRKTRVVGNPVRRAFLESSAVPSGPAKNGRARHLLIFGGSQGAKAINSAVLEALPLLGALKGGLMITHQTGEADHARVLAAYDQAGMSAHVVPFLYDMPTVLREADLVVARSGAMTIAELTVCGKPAILIPLPTAIYNHQLRNAEVMAQAGGAVLLPQAELTGAGLAKAIIDIFNEPERLQTMSRHSWEMRRSDAAETIVRECYDVIRRRHEASDSARAL